The following DNA comes from Alienimonas californiensis.
CCGTGCTCTCGAGGATCCCCGCTGCGGCCGCGGAGGCGGCCGATTCGGGCGCGGCGATTCCGGTCGCTGAGGCCGCGAGCGGCGGGGCGCCGGCCCCGTCCTGCGCCCAACCCAGCGCCGGCAGGGCGAATAAGGCCCCGGCGCCGACGAACCGTCGCCAACGAGCGGACCGCCGGAGGGCCCGGAGATCGGCCGAACCGGAGCCCGCGTGCCCCGAGGCGGTCGGGCGGGCGGTGCGAGCGACAGACATCGGGCGGCTCCGGGGGGAGTGGCGGCCCCCGGCCGACCGGCCCGGCGGGCGCGGTCCGGTCGTGCGGGCGGGGACGGTCGTGACGGATCATCGGCCGCCCACGACGTATCCCTGAACCGAACCGCCGGCAGGACCGGCACATCCCCCCAATCGACGGCCATGCGGACCGCACAGTCACCCTTCGCAGCCGCAGAGATCGCAACCGGAGAGATCGGCGAGGAACTCCGCCAGCCGATCCACGTCCGCCGGCCTCGGCCGACCGACCACTGCGAACTGCACCCAGCCCCGCTCCGCCAGGTGCCCGCTGCGGTTCACCAGGAATCCCGCCTCCGCCAACCGTTCGACCCACACCCCGAAGCGGCCCCCCGGCGGCATGGCGACCGACACCACTCCCGGCAACTGCGTCCCCGCGGCGACCGACCTCAGTCCCGTCTCGGACAACCGGCCGAGCAGGCGCTCCGTCAGCGCCGCGACCTCTGCGAACCGGCCAGGAGCCGCGCATTCGTCCAACGCCGTCGCCGTGGCCGCCACCAAGGCGGAGGACAGCGTGAACGGCACGCCTCCGCACGCCGCGTATTGCCCGAGGTCCAGCGCCCGCGGCAAGCGGCCCGGCGGAGCCGGCGGTTCGGAGTGAAACACGAAGGCCAACCCCGGCGGCCCGCACAGGCTCTTCCCGCTGACGGACGTCGCCCACCGCACGCCGGCCAGATCGACCGGCGTGGCCCCCAACGAACTGATTGCGTCGACGGCCAAGGCCGCCGCGCTCTCGGCGGCGACGGCCGTCAGCGTCTCTAAATCGTTGAGCAGGCCGGCACTGGTCTCGCCGTGCACTGCCCAGATCCAGCGGGCGCCGGCCGCCGCGGTTCGCAGCGCCTCCGGGGCGAAGGCCTCCCCCCACGGCCGGCGATGCACCGCGTGCTCCAATCCCCACCGTACGGCGTGATCGATCAAGCGATCGCCGAACTCCCCGTTCGCGCAGACCAACCCCGGTCCCGGTTCCCGCGACAACTGCCCGGCGACCGCGTCGTTCGCCGTCGTTCCGGAGCCCATGAGGATCTGCACGTCCGCCCCCCCGCCCCGCCGGAAGCCGGCCAGCGCGCACAGTCCGTTCCGCAGCCGATCCAGTTCGTCACGAAAGGCCGGCTCACGGTGCGACCGCTCCGTCCCTCCCAACGCGGCCCGCACCGCCGGCGACAGCGGCGCCGGCCCCGGCAGCAGGTTCACCCGCGGGGCAACCGCCGCCGTCGGGGCGTCCGCCGCCGCCCGGGCACTCGGCAGGGTTCCGCGCAACGCTCGGCCGCCCCGGCGCAGGGCGGCGGGGGTGAGGAACATCGGCTGATACGGCGCCGCCGCGGTTCCGACCGGGTCCCCGAAGGGCTCGAACCCGACGTGCCGATACAGCCGGGCCTGCCGCGGCGTGCCGGAGATGAGGGCGAGGTCGTATCCCGCCGCCAGCGCCGCCGGCAGCAGCGTTTCGGCCAGCCCGCGAAACGCCGCCCCGCCCCGCTCTCCGGCTTCGATCGCCAGCAGCCGGATTTCACACGGCCGGCGGTGGGCCGGCAGCCGGGCGAGCCGAGCGTCGAGGTCCGGCAGCTTCCCGTCGAGCGAAAACGGCCGCCGCCCCCGCAGGGCCAGCATCCCCACGACCCGTGCTCCGCCCCCTTCGTCCTCACGCAGGGCGACGGCGTAGAGGTTTTCGTCGTGGAACCGATCGACCAGCCGCCCGTCGGCCCGCGGTTCGTGCTGGGGGATCTCGCCGGCGAAGGTGCGATGGTTCAGCCGGTGGATCTGCTCGAATTCCCCCGGCGAATCGGCGATTTTGAAGCGAAGCATGACCCGCCGACGGTACCGATCCGGGCTTCGCCCCCGCGACCGTCGCCCGCCCCCGTCACGCCGACGGGCGGCGGCGGGCCGGGGCGGTCCGGAATCCGCGGCGGGAAACGCCTTGGCGGGTCAGGCCGAGGTCGATTCCAACTGCTGCACCACCGGGACAGGGGCTTGCGTCTGGAAGGCCCGGGCGCGGTACAGGAATTCGACGATGTTCCCCTCGTGGGGCTGGAGCCAGTTCAGGGCGATCGTGGGCACCGGGCCGATGTTCAACCGGTCGATGTGCGTGGCGTCCAACAACTGATCCCGGAAATCCGCGTCGTCGGTCAGGGCGGTGCAGACCAGCGTGAAGCCGATCTTCTTGATCATCTCCCCCTGCGGGCAGTCCACGACCGAGACGAACGGGAACATGTACTCCGCGTTCGCCAGCGGGTGGTCCGGGCTGTCGCAGTGGATCACGGTCGGCTTGAGGAAGTCGTGCGACCCCTTCTTCACCAGCCGGTCGCCGCTGCGGTACTTCGCGGTGACCTCCTCCGCCCCGGGGGTCTTCAGTTCGTCGTCGATCATGCCGGAGACGGCCTCGGCGACGCCCTCGGTCGTGAAGGCGGACAGGCCGGCGTCGGGGTCGGCCATCGCCTTCGGCTCGTGTCTGGCGAGCCGTTGGGCGAGGGCGTCGGCGATCTCGGCGCCGTGGCGGGGAGCGTAGATGCTGCTGGCGTTGATGCACCCGCGGCCGCTGTTGGCGTAGATGCTGGTCTCCATCAGGTCGAGGTACTGCTCCCAGTCGTCGATCTTGTCCTCGCCGAAGAGGATCTTGGAGAAGCCGGCGCCGTGCACCTGCACGCCCGGGTTGCCGGCGTACTGCTCCACAGTCTTCTGCGAGCCGAAGATCATCGCCCGCTGGCAGAGTTCGGTGATCGCCCCGCCGACCTCGTGCGGACCGGGGTACAGGCCGATCGCTTCGGCCGGGATGCCGGCCTTCACAAAGGCGGCCTGCATGCGGTAGGGCGTCCAGGGCTCCGTGGAGCCGGGCTTGAGGACCAGCCCGATCTGCATCGGGATGACCGGCAGCCAGAGGGTGTGCACGCCAGGGCTGTTGCTGGGCAGCACGCAGCCGAGGACCGGACTGTTTGCCTGATAGCTGACCGTGACGCCGCGGTCCTCCACGCCGTAGCCCTTCGCCAGCACGTCCAGCGGCAGGCCGCGGGTGAGGGCGTCGAGGATGTTGTCCATCTCCTTCAGGACGAACGCCGCCTTGTGCATGTTCGCCCGGCACATTTCGACCGGCAGGCCGGTGCTGGCGGATTGCAGGGCGCAGAAGTCGTCCTGCGACTGCGTGCCGGTGCCGACCTCCAGCGTGCCGTTGAGGTAATAGTCGCCGGCCTCGCCGCACATCTTGACGAGGTCCCGCGGATCGATCTCCCGCAGGGCGGCCCGGGCCTTGTGCGCCTTACGCATGTCCATGCGGACGACGCCGGCGTTCGCCTGGTGCACCTCGGCGAGGACTTCGCCGGTCTCGAAGTTTTTGACCTGCGTCTTTTCGAGGGATTCGTACGGCGTGCCGAAGCGGAGAACGGGCAGTTCGAGCATGGAATTGACGCGGGGTAAAATCTCAGGGTTCAGACAGGTTACCGCGAGAGCGGTTCAATCGTCACAGGGCCGCCTTCGACGCAGTCGACGGTGAGGCGGTGGTGGGCGAGGAGTTCCATGCCCACCAACACCTGGGAGGCCCCGCCGAGAATCCGGGTGCGGACTCGCTCACCGCACCACTGCACCTCGGCGACGGCCGCCCGTCGTTCAAACGTCGTGCCGTCCGCCAGTCGAACCGCGACCGGGGTCGCCCGTCCGCGTCGGACGCGATCGAACACAGCGTCAGGCGCCGCCACCGCCCCTTGATAGCCGGTGTCGACGACGGCTGTTTCCGTCCGCGTCGCTCCGTCCGTGGCGTACAGCACGAGTTTGATCAGCGGGTCCCGGTCGAGCACCACGCCGGCGATTGATTCGCTCATCGCCACTGCTCAACCCAACGAGTCGCCAGTCGCCTCGCATAGCCGCAGGCGTTTGGAAATCGTGCGTAGAGGCGGTCGCTGGCGGCGACGTAGTCTGGATCGATCTCCCATCCCCCGCCGTTCACGTCGATTAATATAAAGTGATTCGGCGGATTGGGCGGAAGGGTCGGCCGGACGTCCCGCTCGAAGATCTCGTTCCCGCGGCGGACGATCTCCGCCCGCTCTTCCTCCGTGAAGGGGCGTTGCTCCCCCGCCCGGGGATCGATCGACGGTTCGGAGACGTTCGGCAGCCCCATCAATACACCCCCACCGTCGTCTTCTTGGCGAAGACGTGATACGGCCGGACGCCGCTGACGCCGTCCCAGGGGTACTTGCCGCAGGGCTGTTCGCGTTCGCCTTCGTCCCGCTCCAGGAAGCCGGGGATGAACAGCTCCGGGGTCAGGGTGTACAGCTTCACGCGGCCGGTCTCGCCGTAGTCGACGGCCTGGGTGTGGTCGTCGAAGTTCACCACCTCCGTGACGGCCCGCGGCTGGGGGGCGTAATAGGTGATCTTGTAGTTGTCCTCGGCGGCGAACGGCTTGCCGCAGGCCAGGCCCATCAGCGTGTTGCCGTAGGTCGGGGTCAGGTAGACGTTCCCTTCCAGCAGTTCCTCCGTGGCGAACTTGTACCACTGGGGGGTGAACTCCGTGCCGCCGCCGAAGATGCCGGTGACGCCCATTTCGGCGAGGCTGGTGCCCTCGTCCAAGGCCCGCATCGCCAGGGATTCCAGCAGTTTGGGGGTGGTGAAGAGGCACTTCACGTTGTGGCCGCTGGTCAGCACGATCCACGCCTGATCGATCACGTGCTTCTGGTAGTCCTTGGCAACGTCCGCCTTTCCGGCCTTCAAGCTTTTCACGACGAACCGCGGGTCGAGGTCCACGCAGAAGGCCAGGCCGCCGCGGTACTGGGCGAGGTGCTCCACCGCGAGCCGCAGCCGCCGCGGGCCGGACGGGCCGAGCATCAGCCAGTCGCTACCCATGGGGAACTTGTCCTCCGGCAGGGTGTCGGAGAACAGTTCGTAGTCGATCCAATGATCCTCGGCGACGAGGCGGCTCTTGGGGGTGCCGGTGGTGCCGCCGGTTTCAAAGACGTACAGCGGCTTGCCCTCCAGCCCCTTGGGCAGCCACCGCCGCACCGGCCCGCCGCGGAGCCAGTCGTCCTCGAAGATGGGGAACTGCTTGAGCCCATCGAAGTCCGTGATCGACCGCGGGTCGAAGTCGTAGGTCTTCGCCTTCTCCAGCCAAAACGGGCTGCCGGTCTCCGGGCTGAAGTGCCACTGCACCATCGCCCGCACGTGAGCGTCGAGCATCGCCCGACACTTCTCCACGGACTCCGCCGGCGCCGGCCCGGCGGGGTCGCTGCTGTTCGGGTCGAAATAGAACCGATGCACCCACTCCGGGCTGCCGGGGGACGGCAGCTCCGTGACGGCGTCCGGCACGCCGATGCCCACTTGGTGGGCCGGACCCGCGGCGGTGGTCGGGTCGACGGACGGGGCGGCGCTCACGGGGGCGGACTCTCGGATACGGGCGAGGTGACGGGAGAACGAGGCCGGATCAACGCACGGCGATCCGGGACGCAGGATTCTAGAGAACCCCCCGCCGTCGGCCACCGAGCCGGCAGCGATGACCGGAGTGTTTCAGAAACGCAACACTCCGTACTCCTTACGTTGCAAGAACCGCACACTTCTGAACGCACGGATTCACCCCCAGAGTGGGCATAAAAACCCTAACTCACTGACGCACAGAAGCTTACAACCACTTACCGCCATGAAATCCGGGTTCGGTCCGCGAGTTGCGACTTTTGGAAGCACCCTTCCAGATCACGACCTCCTCCGACCACCACCCACCCATGGCTAATCGCTTCGACCGCGTCACGATTGACGATCGCGAGGGCTATCACGTTCTTGACCTCGGCCGGATTGATATTTGGGACGGGGCGGACCTGTCCCTGCTCCGCGAATCGCTCAGTTTGTTGATCACCGCCGAGGGCCGCACCGCCGTCGGCGTGGACCTCTCGCACGTCAAATACATCCCCAGCGGATTCTTCGGGATGTTGTACGACTGGCAGGAACAGGGCGTGGACGTGCGGTTGTACAACCCGCAGCCGAACGTCGCCGCGATGATCTGGTTTCGCCAGTTCGCCGCGCCGATCGGCGGGGGCGTGTACGACCTCGTCAGCGAGGGCCGCATCGAATTGCCGCCCGAGGGCCAACCCGGCTACCGGGAGCCAGAAGAGGAGGAATTGTTCGCCGCGACGACCGCCATCGCCCGCTGAGTTCACCCCGCCGCGGCGAGGGCGGCCCGGAGCGTCTCGGCCGCCGGCTCGTCGAAGGCGACCAGCAGGACCTCGGCGGGGGTCGCATGGTCGGCGAGAAACGCCGCGACTTCCCGCACAGCAATCGCCGCCGCCCGCTCCGGCGGATAGCCGTACACGCCGCAACTGATCGCCGGGAACGCGATCGACCGGCACCCCTGCTCCTCCGCGGCCGCCAAGGCGTTGCGGTAGCAGGCGGCCAACTGCTCCGGCTCGCCCTGTCCCCCGCCCCGCCAGACGGGGCCGACGGTGTGAATCACCCACTTCGCCGGCAGCTCGAACCCCGGCGTGACCCGGGCCTCCCCCGTCGGGCATCGCACGCGCGGCGAGACCTCCGGCACGGCCTTGCACGCCGCCAGCAGCTCCGGCCCCGCCGCCCGGTGGATCGCCCCGTCCACCCCGCCGCCGCCGAGCATCCGCTCGTTCGCGGCGTTCACCACGGCGTCGACGGACAACGTGGTGATGTCGCCGACGACGACGCGGATACGATCAGTCGAGGACATGGGAACCGTGCGGACTCGAGGGCCTGAGGGAGAACCGGATGAGCGGCGCCGCCGTCGATGCTGAATACGCCGCCCTCGCCGCGGACTATGACGACGACTGGGCCGTCTACAACCGGGCCACGGCCGAACGGACCCTCCGGGCGGTGCGGGACCGGGCGGGCGAACCGGGGCGGGCGCTGGACGTCGGCTGCGGCACCGGGACCCTGCTGGAACGACTGACGACGACCGCCGCGACGGTCGCAGTCGGGCTGGATCGCTCCGCGGAGATGCTCACCGTCGCCCGCCGTCGGCTTCCGGGCACGCCGCTGGCACGGGGCGACGCGGCGGCGCTGCCCTTCGCCGACGCCTCGTTCGACGCCGCGGCGACGAACTCCGCCCTGCACTACGCCGACGACCCGGCTGGCTGCGTGCGGGAACTGGCCAGGGTGACAAAGCCCGGCGGCACGGTCGTCTGGACGGACTGGGACGCCGGCGCCCTCACCACCCGCGGCGTGATCGCCTGGCTGCGACTGACCCGGCGGCCGCTGGGCCGGGCTCTCTCCGCGACCGCGATGGCCGCGGCGCTGACGGACGCCGGCCTGACCGACGTCCGCGTCGACCGCTGGCGGCACGGCTGGCTGTGGGGGCTGGCGACGGTCTCCGGTCGCAAGCCCGGCTGAGGGTTTCACGGCCAGGCGAATAGGGCGGCGGCCTTCCGATTCACCTCTTCCAACGCCTCCGCGGCCTCGGGGCCGGACAGCGCGGGGTCGAACAGGAACTCGCCGGACAGGTCCGCCCAATCTTCTGCGAAGCCGACGCCCCCACGTTTGGGCCGGCGGTCGTGATCGCTGACGCGGGTCTTGCGGTAGGCGGTCGGGTCGCCGCCGGCGTCGGGGCGCCAATGTTCCAGGTACAGGCTCAGGCTGCGGGCGCTGCGTTCGGAACGGTACAGCGCCCACCCGGCGACCTCCGCGGCGGCGAGGACCGCGGCGTAATGCGCGAACCGCCGCCCGGCGAGCCGGTTCGCGACGACCTGCGGGTCCGCGGGGCCGCCGTCGTCGGGAGACCCCTCTTCGGCAGAACCCGGGTCAACGAAGACGAGCCCCGGGTGGTCGCAGACTTCGCAGAGGGTGAAGGTACGTTCGCCGCTCAGTTCGGCCCCGCAGCGGCGGCAGGCGGTCGCCGGTTTGAGGAACCGCAGCGGGGGGGCGGGCCGCCAGATCACCCGGGCAACTTAGCGACGCCTGGACGGGGGGGCGAACCGGCGAAAGGGGGAACGGAGCGGCCGCCGTTGACCGCGTCGGCCCGTCCGACCTAGGACCCGCCGCTCCCCAAGGTTCGCCCCGTCGCTCCGACTCCCGGTCGCCCCGGCTGTCGGCGCGGCACGGGCGCCGTCCGCCGTTCGTCAAGGTTCCGACATGGCCGGCCCCGCCGCGCAGCGCCACAACCCGACGGCCCCGGTCCGCACCGCGGTCGGGGAAGCGCCGCTGCGCACGGCCCGGTCCTCGCTGACCGCCGCCGCGGCCCTGTGTGGGGCGCTCGCCGCCGCCGCCCTCGCCGCCCTGCCCGGCTGCGCCGTCTTCTCCCTGCCGGACGGGGAGACCTTCGCCAAGTTCAATCCGATGGCCGAGGACAAGGCCGCCAAGAAGGCCGAGGCGGAGTGGAAAGACCTCAAAGACCAGAGCGTCACCGTCGAGACGAAGTACGTCGGCGAGTACACCAGCGTGACCGGCCGGAACGCGGTGGTCGTCTCCGGCGTGGGGCTGGTCACCGGCCTGCAGGGCACCGGCGGCAACCCGGTTCCCAACGGCTTCCGCACCCGCCTGCTGGAAGACATCAAGACTCGCGGCGTGACCGGCGGCACGGAGTTGCTCGCCAGTCCGAACACCGCCCTGGTCGTCGTCACCGCCTATATCCCCCCGCTGGTCGACAAGGGCGAACCGCTGGACGTCGAGGTCCGCATCCCCCCCGGCTCCAACGCCACGGACCTGTCCGGCGGCTGGCTGCTGGAGTGCGAACTGACCGAGGGCGCCAACGTCGGCGGTCAGTTCCGGTCCGGCAAGACGCTCGCCACCGCCACCGGGCCGCTGCTGGTGCGGGGCAGCGACGATCAGGCCACCCGCCGGGCCAGCCTCTCCCGCGGCAAGGTGCTCGGCGGCGGCATCACCAAGGTCGGCCGCGCCCTCGAGATGCGGATGCACCACCGCTACAAGCAGTCCCGCATGGTGCAGAAGGTCGTCAGCGCGATCGGCAAGCGGTTCCACAGCCGCGGCCCCGGCGGTGTGGAGGAGTCCATCGCCCACGCTCACACGGACGTCAAAATCACGCTCGACGTTCCCGACATGTATAAGGAGGACTTCCCCCGCTTCCTGCGGGTCGTCGACAGCGTCGCGATGTACGAGAACCCCGTCGCCCGGCGGCTGCGGATCGAACAATTGGAACAGGAACTGATGGAGGGCCCGACCGCCGAGGTCGCCGCCATCCGCCTGGAGGCCGTGGGCGAGGAAGCCACGCCGATCCTCAAGCGGGGTCTGGCCTCATCGGACGAGGAGGTGCGGTTTCACTCGGCGGTCGCGCTGGCCTACCTGGGCCGCAGCGACGGGCTGGAGGTGTTGCACGACGCCGCCCGGGACGAACCGGCGTTCCGCGTGTACGCCCTCGCCGCCCTCGCCGCCGCCGGCGGACCGCAGGCCGCCGGGCAACTCCGCCGCCTGCTCGCCGACCCGCTGCCGGAAACCCGCTACGGGGCCTTCCGCGCCCTCTGGAGCGTCGCCCCGGACGACGCCTACCTGAACCACATCGCGATGCGGGCGCCGGACCCGATCACCGGCGAGCCCTCCGGCCCGCCGCTGTTCCACCTCCACCCCGTCCGGGTGGACGGCGTCCGGGACCTCGACTCCGTCGCCGAAGAGGGCGTCCCACCGTTGGAGCCGCTGGTGCACATCAACCACAACCGGCGGGCCGAGGTGGCGCTGTTCGGGCCGAACCAGCGGTTCGTCGCCCCGCTGACGCTCCGCGCCGGCCGGTTGCTCGTCGGCTGCCCGCCGCGGGGAGATACAGTGACGGTCTCCCTGATCGCCCCCGGCCGCGAGGACGTGCGGGAGACCGGCACGAAGATCGTCGACGTGATCGCCGCCTGCGTGGAGCTCGGCGCCTCCTACCCGGACATCGCCGGGATGCTCCAGGAGGCCGAGGCCCAGCACAACCTGCCCGGGCAGTTGGCGGTCGACGCCCTGCCCGTCGGCGGCCGCGTCTATCAACGCAAAGGCAAGTCCGGCGGCAGCGCCCCGGTCGGCGCCGGCGGCCTGACCCCGAACCTGTACCGCGGGTCCGCCGCCCCGGAGGATCCCAACGCGGTCGAACGCTTCGAGCCGGACGAGGACGACCCCGTCGTTCAGGCCGAGCAGGCGAAGGAAGCCGGCGACGCCGACGCCCCGAACGCCGACAAAGCCGACGCCGACGCCTCGAAGGCCGACGGCGGCGACTCGGAAGACGACGGATCGGCGCCGGCCCAGCCGCGGCGGGTCGCCACCGTCGACCTGAACCCGGACCCGGAGCCCGAACCGGGCGTGGGCTCCAAGTTCAAGGCGCTGTTCCAAGGCGTCGGCGACGCCTGGGGCGGCAGCGACGTGTCCGAGGAAGATTGGGGGACGGACGTCGAGTGAACCTGAGGTCATGGAACCGCGACCGTCAGGGAGCCGGCTCTCGCAGGTCATGCGCGTGCAGACGACACGTCTCTGCGCTCCTGGGTTCCCAAGAGCCGCTCCCTAACGGTCGCGGTTCCACCAAAGTCACGTTCGACGGCGCGTAAGTCTCATGCTCCGCTCCCTCGAACTGGCCGGCTTCAAGTCGTTCGCGGACCGCACCCGGTTCGAGTTCCACCCCGGCGTGACCGCCGTCGTCGGCCCCAACGGGTCCGGCAAGTCCAACGTCATCGACGCGGTGAAGTGGATTCTGGGCGACCAGAGCCCCAAGTCCCTGCGCGGCAAGAAGATGACGGACGTCATCTTCAACGGCTCCGCCGGCCGCAAGGCCTCCGGCAGCGCCGAGGCCACCCTCACTTTCTGCAATAAAAGCGGCTGGCTGCCCGGCGCGGACCGCGGCGACGTCTCCGTCGGCCGCAAGGTCTGGCAGAACGGCGACAGCGAGTACCTGCTCAACGGCCGCACGGCTCTGCTGAAGGAGGTCCGCGACCTGTTCGCCGGCACCGGCGCCGGCGGGGCGACCTACGCCATCATCGAACAGGGCCGCGTCGCCCAACTGCTCGAAGCCAACGCCGCCGGTCGGCGGGCGGTGTTCGAGGAGGCCGCGGGCGTCAGTCGGTTCAAGGCGAAGCGGGACGAGGCCGAACGCCGGCTGGCCCGCACGGAGCAGAACCTGCTGCGGCTCACCGACGTGACCGACGAGGTCGAGGCTCAACTCGCCTCCACCCGCTCCAAGGCCCGCAAGGCCGGCGAGTGGAAGCGTTTGGACACGGAACTGCGGCGCTGGTGGATTGGCCTGGCCGCCGACGAATGGCGGGCGCTGGAGGCCGACCGGGCCGCCGCCCGCGCCCAGTTTGAAGGACAGGGCGGCGGAGACGACGGGGAGGGCGCCACGCTCGCCGCGGAGATCGCCGCCCTGTCCGCCGCCGGGGAGGACCTGGACGCCGCCTTCGCCGCCGCCGACGCCCGCCGGCGCGAGGCGGACGCGGCGGCGCAAGCGGTCCGCAGCGGCCTCGCCGCGGATCTCGCCGCCGCCGCCGCCGGCCGGGATCGGCTGGCCGAGCAGGAGGGCGAAGCCGCCCGGCTGGACCGCGATCGCACCGCCGCCGCGATTCGCCTCGCCGAGGCCGCCGCCGAGGCGGAGCGGGACGCCGGCCTGCTGGAACGGGCGAACGCGGACCTCGCCGAACGCTCCGCCGCCCACCGGGCCGCCGCGGCGGACCTGCGCGTTCGCACGGAACAGGCCGAGGCCGCCCGGGCGGCGCTGGACGGGCTGCGGGAAACCCGGCTGACGGCGCTGCGGGCCTCGGACAAAGCCGCCGCCGAACGCGAACGTCTGCGAGCCGACTCCGCCGCCGCGGAGGTCGCCCAAACGGACGCCGACGCCCGGCTGGAACAGGAGGAACGCCGCCTCGCCGCCGCCCAGTCCGCCGCCAGCGACGCCGCCGCCGCGGCCGCCGCCGCCGGGGAGCGGTTCCGCCTCGCCGCCGGCCGCCTCGCCGACCTGCACGCGGTGCGGTCCTCCCTGCTGAAGGCCCGCGAAAAGCTGGCCCGGCGGCTGTCCGAGTTGCGGGAACGCCACGGCGCCGGCGCCGCCCGGCTGGCGATCCTCGACGAACTGGACGAACGCGGCGACGGCGTGGGCGTCGCCCTGCGCGAGGTGCTGCGTCGCGCCCGGGCCGCCACCGCCCCGCCCTGGTCGCTGGTGCGCGGGACGGTGGCGGAGCTGCTGGACTGCGATCTGGACGACGCCGCCCTGCTGGAAGTCGCCCTCGGCGAGCGGGCCTCGCTGGTGGTCATCGACGACTTCGACGCCCTGCTCCCCCACCTCGAACGCCACAGCGCCGAGTACCGCAGCCGCGTCGGCTACTTCTCGCGCCGCGACTTCCCGGGCGCGTCGAACCCGGACGACGCCTCCGGCCTCCGCGGCTTCAAGCTGATCGATACCCGCGGCCGCGGCCCGGGCGCCTCCTTCGCCCCTCACTCCTCCCCCCTCCCCCCGCCCTCGGCGAACCTGAACGGCCTGCCCGGCGTCGTCGGCCCGGCCGTCGATCTCGTCGCCCCCGGCAACGTCTACCCCGAGCTGGCCGAGCGGCTGCTGGGGGACACGTGGGTCGTGGAAACGCTCTCCGACGCCGCCAAGCTGTCCGCCGGCGCCGGGCGGGGCCGGCGGTTCGTCACCCGCGGGGGCGAGTTGCTGGAGCCGGACGGCGTGCTGGTCGTCGGCCCGCCGCGGGGCGAGGCGGCGCTGCTGACCCGCACGGCCGAGCGGCGCCGGCTGCGGGCGGAACTGGATCGCACCGCCGCCGCGACGGCCGGCGGGGCGGAGCGTCGTGAGGCGCTGGGCGAGAAGCTGGCGGAGGTCGAAGCGGCCCTAGACGGGGCGACGAAGGAAAA
Coding sequences within:
- a CDS encoding aminotransferase class V-fold PLP-dependent enzyme; this translates as MLRFKIADSPGEFEQIHRLNHRTFAGEIPQHEPRADGRLVDRFHDENLYAVALREDEGGGARVVGMLALRGRRPFSLDGKLPDLDARLARLPAHRRPCEIRLLAIEAGERGGAAFRGLAETLLPAALAAGYDLALISGTPRQARLYRHVGFEPFGDPVGTAAAPYQPMFLTPAALRRGGRALRGTLPSARAAADAPTAAVAPRVNLLPGPAPLSPAVRAALGGTERSHREPAFRDELDRLRNGLCALAGFRRGGGADVQILMGSGTTANDAVAGQLSREPGPGLVCANGEFGDRLIDHAVRWGLEHAVHRRPWGEAFAPEALRTAAAGARWIWAVHGETSAGLLNDLETLTAVAAESAAALAVDAISSLGATPVDLAGVRWATSVSGKSLCGPPGLAFVFHSEPPAPPGRLPRALDLGQYAACGGVPFTLSSALVAATATALDECAAPGRFAEVAALTERLLGRLSETGLRSVAAGTQLPGVVSVAMPPGGRFGVWVERLAEAGFLVNRSGHLAERGWVQFAVVGRPRPADVDRLAEFLADLSGCDLCGCEG
- a CDS encoding aldehyde dehydrogenase family protein translates to MLELPVLRFGTPYESLEKTQVKNFETGEVLAEVHQANAGVVRMDMRKAHKARAALREIDPRDLVKMCGEAGDYYLNGTLEVGTGTQSQDDFCALQSASTGLPVEMCRANMHKAAFVLKEMDNILDALTRGLPLDVLAKGYGVEDRGVTVSYQANSPVLGCVLPSNSPGVHTLWLPVIPMQIGLVLKPGSTEPWTPYRMQAAFVKAGIPAEAIGLYPGPHEVGGAITELCQRAMIFGSQKTVEQYAGNPGVQVHGAGFSKILFGEDKIDDWEQYLDLMETSIYANSGRGCINASSIYAPRHGAEIADALAQRLARHEPKAMADPDAGLSAFTTEGVAEAVSGMIDDELKTPGAEEVTAKYRSGDRLVKKGSHDFLKPTVIHCDSPDHPLANAEYMFPFVSVVDCPQGEMIKKIGFTLVCTALTDDADFRDQLLDATHIDRLNIGPVPTIALNWLQPHEGNIVEFLYRARAFQTQAPVPVVQQLESTSA
- a CDS encoding pepsin/retropepsin-like aspartic protease family protein — encoded protein: MSESIAGVVLDRDPLIKLVLYATDGATRTETAVVDTGYQGAVAAPDAVFDRVRRGRATPVAVRLADGTTFERRAAVAEVQWCGERVRTRILGGASQVLVGMELLAHHRLTVDCVEGGPVTIEPLSR
- a CDS encoding restriction endonuclease subunit S domain-containing protein codes for the protein MGLPNVSEPSIDPRAGEQRPFTEEERAEIVRRGNEIFERDVRPTLPPNPPNHFILIDVNGGGWEIDPDYVAASDRLYARFPNACGYARRLATRWVEQWR
- a CDS encoding STAS domain-containing protein is translated as MANRFDRVTIDDREGYHVLDLGRIDIWDGADLSLLRESLSLLITAEGRTAVGVDLSHVKYIPSGFFGMLYDWQEQGVDVRLYNPQPNVAAMIWFRQFAAPIGGGVYDLVSEGRIELPPEGQPGYREPEEEELFAATTAIAR
- a CDS encoding O-acetyl-ADP-ribose deacetylase, yielding MSSTDRIRVVVGDITTLSVDAVVNAANERMLGGGGVDGAIHRAAGPELLAACKAVPEVSPRVRCPTGEARVTPGFELPAKWVIHTVGPVWRGGGQGEPEQLAACYRNALAAAEEQGCRSIAFPAISCGVYGYPPERAAAIAVREVAAFLADHATPAEVLLVAFDEPAAETLRAALAAAG
- a CDS encoding class I SAM-dependent methyltransferase, with the translated sequence MSGAAVDAEYAALAADYDDDWAVYNRATAERTLRAVRDRAGEPGRALDVGCGTGTLLERLTTTAATVAVGLDRSAEMLTVARRRLPGTPLARGDAAALPFADASFDAAATNSALHYADDPAGCVRELARVTKPGGTVVWTDWDAGALTTRGVIAWLRLTRRPLGRALSATAMAAALTDAGLTDVRVDRWRHGWLWGLATVSGRKPG
- a CDS encoding flagellar basal body P-ring protein FlgI, giving the protein MAGPAAQRHNPTAPVRTAVGEAPLRTARSSLTAAAALCGALAAAALAALPGCAVFSLPDGETFAKFNPMAEDKAAKKAEAEWKDLKDQSVTVETKYVGEYTSVTGRNAVVVSGVGLVTGLQGTGGNPVPNGFRTRLLEDIKTRGVTGGTELLASPNTALVVVTAYIPPLVDKGEPLDVEVRIPPGSNATDLSGGWLLECELTEGANVGGQFRSGKTLATATGPLLVRGSDDQATRRASLSRGKVLGGGITKVGRALEMRMHHRYKQSRMVQKVVSAIGKRFHSRGPGGVEESIAHAHTDVKITLDVPDMYKEDFPRFLRVVDSVAMYENPVARRLRIEQLEQELMEGPTAEVAAIRLEAVGEEATPILKRGLASSDEEVRFHSAVALAYLGRSDGLEVLHDAARDEPAFRVYALAALAAAGGPQAAGQLRRLLADPLPETRYGAFRALWSVAPDDAYLNHIAMRAPDPITGEPSGPPLFHLHPVRVDGVRDLDSVAEEGVPPLEPLVHINHNRRAEVALFGPNQRFVAPLTLRAGRLLVGCPPRGDTVTVSLIAPGREDVRETGTKIVDVIAACVELGASYPDIAGMLQEAEAQHNLPGQLAVDALPVGGRVYQRKGKSGGSAPVGAGGLTPNLYRGSAAPEDPNAVERFEPDEDDPVVQAEQAKEAGDADAPNADKADADASKADGGDSEDDGSAPAQPRRVATVDLNPDPEPEPGVGSKFKALFQGVGDAWGGSDVSEEDWGTDVE